In Verrucomicrobiia bacterium, the following are encoded in one genomic region:
- a CDS encoding P-II family nitrogen regulator — protein sequence MKKIEVIIKPFKLEEVKSALAEVGVAGLTVTEAKGFGRQKGHTEIYRGSEYTVDFLPKLKIDLVVADEMVEPAIAAIVKSARTGKIGDGKIFVLPVEEAIRIRTDERGNKAV from the coding sequence ATGAAGAAAATCGAAGTCATCATCAAGCCGTTCAAACTGGAGGAAGTGAAGTCGGCCCTCGCCGAAGTGGGGGTCGCGGGGCTGACGGTCACGGAGGCGAAGGGCTTCGGTCGGCAAAAGGGCCACACCGAAATCTACCGCGGCAGCGAATACACCGTGGATTTCCTGCCGAAGTTGAAGATTGACCTGGTGGTCGCTGACGAGATGGTCGAGCCGGCGATCGCGGCCATCGTCAAGAGCGCCCGCACCGGCAAGATCGGCGACGGCAAGATCTTCGTGCTGCCCGTCGAGGAAGCCATCCGCATCCGCACCGACGAGCGCGGCAACAAGGCGGTGTGA